From the genome of Nocardia sp. NBC_01503, one region includes:
- the mca gene encoding mycothiol conjugate amidase Mca — MAVHAHPDDESSKGAATTARYAAEGNEVLVVTLTGGERGDILNPAMDTPGIKDNISEVRKQEMAAAAEVLGVEQLWLGFVDSGLPEGDPLPPLPEGSFALVPLEEATEALVRVVRKFKPHVMTTYDEMGGYPHPDHIMCHKVSVAAFEAAGDPERFPDAGEPWTPLKLYYNHGFSLARLEIFADEYERRGEPFPMQEWMDRMRGYARDRGDIMGRVTTQIECAKYFPQRDDALRAHATQIDPNGAFFAIPVELQQKLWPTEEFELAKTRVRTAIPETDLFAGIDDADTDDVSEDADR; from the coding sequence ATGGCGGTACACGCGCACCCCGACGACGAATCCAGCAAGGGCGCGGCGACCACCGCGCGCTATGCGGCCGAGGGTAATGAGGTCCTGGTCGTCACCCTGACCGGTGGCGAACGCGGTGACATCCTCAACCCGGCCATGGATACCCCCGGTATCAAGGACAACATCTCCGAGGTGCGCAAGCAGGAGATGGCGGCCGCCGCGGAGGTGCTCGGGGTCGAGCAGCTGTGGCTGGGCTTCGTGGATTCCGGTCTGCCGGAAGGGGATCCGCTACCGCCGCTGCCGGAGGGCAGCTTCGCGCTGGTGCCCCTGGAGGAGGCCACCGAGGCGCTGGTGCGCGTGGTGCGGAAATTCAAGCCGCACGTCATGACGACCTACGATGAGATGGGTGGCTATCCGCACCCGGATCACATTATGTGCCACAAGGTTTCGGTCGCGGCCTTCGAGGCGGCCGGTGATCCCGAGCGGTTCCCCGACGCCGGTGAGCCCTGGACGCCGCTGAAGCTGTACTACAACCACGGTTTCAGCCTGGCCCGGCTGGAGATCTTCGCCGACGAGTACGAGCGGCGCGGTGAACCCTTCCCCATGCAGGAGTGGATGGACCGCATGCGCGGTTACGCCCGCGATCGCGGCGACATCATGGGCCGGGTCACCACCCAGATCGAATGCGCCAAGTACTTCCCGCAGCGTGATGACGCCCTGCGCGCGCACGCCACCCAGATCGATCCGAACGGCGCGTTCTTCGCCATCCCGGTCGAATTGCAGCAGAAGCTGTGGCCGACCGAGGAGTTCGAGCTCGCGAAGACCCGGGTGCGCACCGCCATCCCGGAGACCGATCTGTTCGCGGGGATCGACGACGCCGACACCGACGATGTTTCCGAGGACGCCGACCGATGA
- a CDS encoding DUF4307 domain-containing protein produces MSERPAGRYGAARRKTPRWMMFAIGAVVIIAGLVVSYVGYKQYGPKDIEPDRLGYTVVDDATVEVDFKVTRKDPGKPVVCIVRAMTADSAEVGRREVLIPASDSGTVRLTTTIKTTARAGAGNVYACTDDVPAYLRAG; encoded by the coding sequence ATGAGCGAAAGACCGGCCGGGCGGTACGGCGCGGCGCGGCGCAAGACCCCGCGCTGGATGATGTTCGCGATCGGTGCGGTGGTCATAATCGCTGGTCTCGTCGTTTCCTATGTGGGTTACAAGCAATACGGCCCCAAGGACATCGAACCCGATCGGCTGGGCTACACCGTCGTCGACGATGCCACCGTCGAGGTCGACTTCAAGGTGACCCGCAAGGATCCGGGCAAACCGGTCGTTTGTATTGTTCGCGCCATGACCGCGGACAGTGCAGAGGTCGGCCGCCGCGAGGTGCTCATCCCGGCCTCCGACAGCGGTACAGTCCGGCTCACCACCACGATCAAAACCACCGCGCGCGCCGGCGCGGGCAATGTCTACGCCTGCACCGATGATGTGCCGGCATATCTGCGCGCCGGGTGA
- a CDS encoding AraC family transcriptional regulator — protein MPVAPFRIAGAAVEVAVPVRSGGVPGVGMAGFRGRAMERLDLEMVPYPALTIFLNLGDDLILDEANGIRTQGSSVVGFGTVGARGGGRDIDVIQVRLSPVAAHSMLGVSSGLSGQVVALDALWGREVERMRERLHATRSWDERFAMVAGALAARARAGRAVDPEVEFAWQRILSSHGRIRIDRLADETGWSRKRLWSRCRSQLGLTPKYGAQLVRFDHAAHRLAAGRSAAQVSAESGYVDQSHFHRDAMAFTGLTPKALAVAPWLAVDPLAWAAPAYAPRT, from the coding sequence ATGCCTGTTGCGCCGTTTCGGATCGCGGGGGCCGCGGTGGAGGTCGCGGTTCCGGTGCGGTCGGGTGGTGTGCCGGGGGTCGGTATGGCCGGGTTCCGGGGGCGCGCGATGGAGCGGTTGGACCTGGAGATGGTTCCGTATCCCGCGCTGACCATATTCCTCAATCTGGGCGACGATCTGATCCTCGACGAGGCGAATGGCATTCGGACGCAGGGCAGTAGCGTCGTGGGCTTCGGTACGGTCGGGGCGCGCGGGGGTGGGCGGGATATCGACGTCATCCAGGTGCGGTTGTCGCCGGTGGCGGCGCATTCCATGCTGGGTGTCTCATCCGGACTGTCCGGGCAGGTGGTGGCACTGGACGCGCTCTGGGGGCGCGAGGTGGAGCGTATGCGGGAGCGATTGCACGCCACCCGATCGTGGGATGAGCGGTTCGCGATGGTGGCGGGCGCGCTGGCCGCGCGCGCACGGGCGGGGCGGGCGGTCGATCCGGAGGTGGAGTTCGCGTGGCAGCGAATCTTATCGAGCCATGGGAGGATTCGAATCGATCGGCTCGCGGACGAGACCGGATGGAGCCGGAAGCGATTGTGGTCGCGGTGCCGATCCCAGCTCGGCCTGACACCCAAGTACGGCGCACAGCTGGTCCGATTCGACCATGCGGCGCATCGCCTCGCCGCCGGGCGCAGCGCGGCCCAGGTGTCCGCGGAGAGCGGCTACGTGGACCAATCCCACTTCCATCGCGATGCCATGGCCTTCACCGGTCTGACGCCCAAGGCTCTTGCCGTGGCACCCTGGCTGGCGGTCGATCCGCTCGCCTGGGCTGCGCCGGCCTACGCGCCGCGAACGTGA
- a CDS encoding TROVE domain-containing protein — MAKFNIARLRGAPTSAALHTLRARETLLATPVDERRGLFGNAEIARDTLRSAGMTRESVAGWLPGPMDAKVWEALIPTMGYMAQLRNLRNFDQAGVSDDVAAKLAARLADPAQVARSRQLPMRFLSAYRAAPSLRWGHALEQALTHSLASIPALPGRTLVLIDTSGSMAAGFSKDGTLRRWDAAALFGIALATRCAHADVVSYSQAVQWNNRTYTDSLVFPMIPAEPVLKAVERWKADGYFIGGGTDTALAVRKHFAGHDRVVIITDEQATGGDVGKAVPATVPLYTWDLAGYRLGHAPSGGHNRHAFGGLTDAAFNMITLIEAGERADWPF, encoded by the coding sequence ATGGCCAAGTTCAATATCGCCCGGCTGCGCGGTGCGCCCACCTCCGCCGCCCTGCACACCCTCCGCGCGCGGGAAACCCTGCTCGCCACGCCCGTCGACGAACGCCGCGGGCTCTTCGGCAATGCCGAAATCGCCCGCGACACACTGCGTTCCGCTGGTATGACCCGGGAATCGGTGGCGGGCTGGCTCCCGGGCCCGATGGATGCGAAGGTCTGGGAAGCGCTGATCCCGACCATGGGCTACATGGCGCAACTTCGTAACCTGAGGAATTTCGACCAGGCCGGGGTATCGGACGATGTAGCCGCGAAACTGGCCGCGCGCCTGGCGGATCCGGCACAGGTGGCCCGCTCGCGACAGCTGCCCATGCGGTTCCTGTCGGCGTACCGGGCCGCGCCGTCACTGCGCTGGGGTCACGCCCTGGAGCAGGCGCTGACACATTCGCTGGCGTCGATTCCGGCCCTGCCCGGCCGCACCCTGGTGCTGATCGACACCTCGGGCTCCATGGCGGCCGGATTCTCCAAGGACGGCACCCTGCGGCGCTGGGATGCCGCGGCACTCTTCGGCATCGCCCTGGCGACCCGCTGCGCACACGCCGATGTGGTGTCGTATTCGCAAGCGGTGCAATGGAACAACCGCACCTACACCGACAGCCTGGTCTTCCCCATGATCCCGGCCGAACCGGTGCTGAAGGCGGTCGAACGCTGGAAGGCGGACGGCTATTTCATCGGCGGCGGCACCGATACCGCCCTCGCCGTGCGCAAGCACTTCGCGGGCCACGACCGCGTCGTCATCATCACCGATGAACAGGCCACCGGCGGCGACGTCGGCAAGGCCGTCCCCGCCACCGTCCCGCTCTACACCTGGGACCTGGCGGGCTACCGCCTCGGCCACGCCCCCAGCGGCGGCCACAACCGGCACGCCTTCGGCGGACTTACCGACGCGGCCTTCAACATGATCACCCTGATCGAGGCGGGCGAGCGCGCCGACTGGCCGTTCTGA
- a CDS encoding acyl-CoA dehydrogenase family protein, translating into MVTVDELFAIDSLLSDEERAIRDTVRDFAAERLRPRIADWFEAGTFPARELAPELGKLGLLGMHLEGYGCAGTSGTAYGLACMELEAVDSGVRSMVSVQGSLAMTAIHKYGSEEQKQRWLPGMAAGQLLGCFGLTEPDFGSNPGGMRTRARRDGDDWILDGSKMWITNGSVADVAVVWAQSREGERDTIRGFVVPTDTPGFSASEIHRKLSLRASITAELAFEGVRLPADAMLPEARGLAAPLGCLSEARFGIIFGALGAARDCLSAAIDYARTREVFDKPLAAYQLTQAKLADMAVELGKGQLLALHLGRLKDRGVLRGEQISAGKLNSTREAIAIARECRTILGANGISLEYPVLRHANNLESVLTYEGTAEVHQLVLGEALTGSKAFR; encoded by the coding sequence ATGGTCACCGTAGACGAGCTGTTCGCCATCGACTCCCTGCTCAGCGATGAGGAGCGGGCCATTCGCGATACCGTGCGGGATTTCGCGGCAGAGCGGTTGCGACCGCGTATCGCGGATTGGTTCGAGGCGGGCACCTTCCCGGCCCGGGAGTTGGCGCCGGAGCTCGGCAAGCTCGGGCTGTTGGGGATGCATCTGGAAGGGTACGGGTGCGCGGGGACCTCCGGGACCGCGTACGGGCTCGCGTGCATGGAGCTCGAGGCGGTGGATTCCGGTGTGCGGAGCATGGTTTCGGTGCAGGGATCGCTTGCCATGACCGCGATCCACAAGTACGGGTCGGAGGAGCAGAAGCAGCGCTGGCTGCCGGGGATGGCGGCGGGGCAGCTGCTGGGGTGTTTCGGATTGACCGAGCCGGACTTCGGGTCCAATCCGGGCGGAATGCGTACGCGCGCAAGGCGAGACGGGGACGACTGGATTCTGGACGGGTCCAAGATGTGGATCACCAACGGGTCCGTCGCGGATGTGGCGGTGGTGTGGGCACAATCGCGCGAAGGTGAGCGGGACACCATTCGCGGATTCGTGGTCCCCACGGACACACCGGGTTTCAGTGCGAGTGAGATTCATCGCAAGCTGTCGCTGCGCGCCTCGATCACCGCGGAACTCGCATTCGAGGGTGTGCGACTGCCCGCCGATGCCATGCTCCCGGAGGCGCGTGGACTCGCCGCACCGCTGGGCTGCCTCTCCGAGGCCCGCTTCGGCATCATCTTCGGCGCGCTCGGCGCGGCCCGCGACTGCCTCTCCGCCGCAATCGATTACGCCCGCACCCGGGAAGTCTTCGACAAGCCCCTCGCCGCCTACCAGCTCACCCAGGCCAAGCTGGCGGATATGGCCGTCGAACTCGGCAAGGGACAGCTGCTGGCGCTGCACCTCGGGCGACTCAAGGATCGCGGGGTGCTGCGCGGCGAACAGATCAGCGCGGGCAAACTGAACAGCACCCGCGAGGCCATCGCCATCGCCCGCGAATGCCGAACCATCCTGGGCGCGAACGGGATCAGCCTGGAGTACCCGGTCCTGCGGCACGCCAACAACCTGGAATCCGTCCTCACCTACGAGGGCACCGCCGAGGTGCATCAGCTCGTACTCGGCGAGGCGCTCACCGGATCCAAGGCATTCCGCTGA
- a CDS encoding SDR family NAD(P)-dependent oxidoreductase gives MSQIGKIALVTGASRGIGRAIALRLAGDGATVVVHYGRDDEAAGKTVAEIEAAGGRAFAIRADLGSPAGIDSLFAELVRRLPEGQLDILVNNAGGGGGNGSIEQLTPAAVDSLFAVNVSAPLFISQRAIPLLRDGGRIVNISSCAPRVAAPAQVAYAMSKGAIDVLTKTLAVQLGPRGITVNAVAAGATETEGMAAFLDGNPMVRASISAMTALGRVGQPADIADVVAFLASEQARWITANVVDVSGGTAISPAIGAR, from the coding sequence ATGTCGCAGATCGGCAAGATCGCACTCGTTACCGGCGCTTCCCGTGGGATCGGGCGCGCTATCGCGCTGCGGTTGGCGGGGGATGGGGCCACGGTGGTGGTGCACTACGGGCGTGATGACGAGGCGGCGGGGAAGACTGTCGCGGAGATCGAGGCAGCCGGTGGGCGGGCGTTCGCCATTCGCGCGGATCTGGGGTCGCCCGCCGGAATCGACTCGCTGTTCGCCGAATTGGTGCGGAGGCTGCCGGAGGGGCAGCTCGATATTCTGGTGAACAATGCGGGCGGGGGTGGTGGGAACGGGTCGATCGAGCAGTTGACGCCGGCGGCTGTGGACAGTTTATTCGCGGTGAATGTGTCTGCGCCGCTGTTCATTTCGCAGCGGGCGATACCGCTGCTGCGGGACGGCGGACGGATCGTCAATATCTCGTCATGCGCGCCGCGGGTGGCGGCACCGGCGCAGGTGGCCTACGCGATGAGCAAGGGCGCGATCGATGTACTCACCAAAACCCTCGCGGTACAGCTCGGTCCGCGCGGGATCACGGTGAACGCGGTGGCGGCGGGGGCGACCGAGACCGAGGGGATGGCGGCCTTCCTCGACGGCAATCCGATGGTGCGCGCCAGCATCAGCGCGATGACCGCGCTGGGGCGGGTGGGGCAGCCCGCCGATATCGCCGATGTGGTGGCCTTCCTCGCCTCCGAGCAGGCGCGCTGGATCACCGCCAATGTGGTCGATGTGAGCGGCGGGACCGCCATCAGCCCGGCCATCGGTGCCCGGTAG
- the greA gene encoding transcription elongation factor GreA produces MTETNVTWLTPESHERLTSELGVLIANRPVIAAEINERREEGDLKENGGYHAAREEQGQQEARIRQLQELLNNAKVGVAPTKSGVALPGSVVKVYYDGDESDTETFLIATREEGLNGDNLETYSPASPLGGALINAKVGETREYTLPNGNTMKVTLVSAEPYHS; encoded by the coding sequence ATGACTGAGACGAACGTGACCTGGCTGACCCCGGAGTCGCACGAGAGGCTCACGAGCGAACTCGGCGTCCTCATTGCCAACCGTCCGGTCATCGCGGCCGAAATCAATGAGCGCCGCGAAGAGGGCGACCTCAAGGAGAACGGCGGCTACCACGCGGCACGCGAAGAACAGGGCCAGCAGGAGGCGCGTATTCGCCAGCTGCAGGAGCTGCTGAACAACGCCAAGGTGGGCGTCGCACCGACCAAGTCCGGCGTCGCGCTGCCCGGCTCCGTCGTCAAGGTCTACTACGACGGCGACGAGAGCGATACCGAGACCTTCCTCATCGCCACCCGCGAAGAGGGCCTCAATGGCGACAACCTGGAGACCTACTCCCCCGCCTCCCCGCTGGGCGGCGCCCTCATCAACGCGAAGGTCGGCGAGACCCGCGAATACACCCTGCCCAACGGCAACACCATGAAGGTGACGCTTGTGAGCGCGGAGCCGTATCACAGCTGA
- a CDS encoding ADP-ribosylglycohydrolase family protein — protein sequence MHVDLMLDSLDGLSVGDAVGAEFPVLQRPLAELAAGDLPAGRWEWTDDTEMACTVVGELREHGEIKQDRLAAAFAERFDGRRDYGFMTVDTLGRIRRGVHWREVSAAAFDRQGSCGNGAAMRVAPLGAFYAGNMERVVAEAVRSAQVTHWHREGVIGAVAIAVAAATAAQARMTETRPTPTEFITAILDRLDGGDTTRLIHRARALLGAPVEQVAEELGTGIRVTAQDTVPFTIWVAATYLGDYRSAIATCVGAGGDTDTTAAIVGGIVAAHTGAGASGVPHTWVSAREPLPAWLDQTRPRPRADSTSTRLRRWLSGSR from the coding sequence ATGCATGTCGATCTGATGCTTGATTCGCTGGATGGCCTCTCCGTGGGCGATGCGGTCGGGGCCGAGTTTCCGGTGCTCCAGCGGCCGCTCGCCGAGTTGGCGGCGGGTGATCTCCCGGCCGGGCGGTGGGAATGGACCGATGACACCGAGATGGCCTGCACCGTGGTCGGTGAGCTGCGCGAACACGGTGAAATCAAGCAGGATCGGCTGGCCGCCGCCTTCGCCGAGCGCTTCGACGGGCGACGCGACTACGGATTCATGACGGTGGACACGCTGGGGCGGATCCGGCGCGGCGTGCACTGGCGAGAGGTGTCCGCGGCGGCCTTCGATCGACAGGGGTCGTGTGGCAATGGTGCGGCCATGCGGGTCGCACCGCTGGGCGCTTTCTACGCCGGGAATATGGAGAGGGTTGTCGCCGAGGCGGTTCGATCCGCGCAGGTGACGCACTGGCATCGCGAAGGTGTGATCGGCGCTGTCGCGATCGCCGTCGCGGCCGCCACGGCGGCGCAGGCGCGTATGACCGAAACCCGGCCCACGCCCACGGAATTCATCACCGCCATCCTCGACCGACTCGACGGCGGTGACACCACCCGATTGATCCACCGTGCTCGCGCATTACTCGGAGCCCCCGTCGAACAGGTCGCCGAGGAGCTCGGCACCGGCATTCGAGTAACCGCGCAGGACACCGTCCCCTTCACGATCTGGGTCGCCGCAACATATCTCGGCGACTACCGGTCCGCGATCGCCACCTGCGTCGGGGCGGGCGGGGATACCGATACCACCGCCGCGATTGTCGGTGGCATCGTCGCCGCCCATACCGGCGCCGGGGCGAGCGGAGTACCGCATACCTGGGTATCGGCGCGAGAACCGCTGCCCGCCTGGCTCGATCAGACCCGGCCCCGCCCACGCGCGGATTCGACATCCACTCGCCTGCGCCGCTGGCTGTCCGGCTCGCGCTGA
- a CDS encoding cystathionine gamma-synthase, whose protein sequence is MSDQLGFSTRAVHAGFDPDPQTGAVNVPIYASSTFAQDGVGGMRGGYEYARTGNPTRTALEANLAALESGTYGRAFSSGMAATDCALRANLRPGDHLVIPDDAYGGTFRLIDKVFTQWGIEYSVAHVNDPEAVAAAMRPNTKLVWIETPTNPLLNIGDISALAEVAHAGGAKLVVDNTFASPYLQQPLLLGADIVLHSTTKYLGGHSDVVGGALITNDQELDTKFAFLQNGAGAVPGPMDAFLTMRGIKTLALRMDRHCDNAETIAEFLSNHPKIAQVIYPGLPEHPGHTVAQKQMRRFGGMISVRVHGGKEAALDFCARTKLFTLAESLGGVESLIEHPGAMTHASTAGSALEVPADLVRLSVGIEDISDLLADIEQALA, encoded by the coding sequence ATGAGCGATCAGCTGGGTTTCTCCACACGGGCCGTGCACGCCGGGTTCGATCCGGACCCTCAGACCGGTGCGGTGAACGTGCCGATCTACGCGAGTTCGACCTTCGCCCAGGACGGGGTCGGCGGGATGCGCGGCGGGTACGAGTACGCGCGCACCGGTAATCCGACTCGCACCGCGCTGGAGGCGAATCTCGCGGCGCTGGAGTCGGGTACGTACGGCCGCGCCTTCTCCTCGGGTATGGCGGCGACGGACTGTGCCCTGCGCGCGAATCTGCGCCCCGGGGACCACCTGGTCATTCCGGATGACGCGTACGGCGGCACCTTCCGCCTCATCGACAAGGTGTTCACGCAGTGGGGCATCGAGTACTCGGTGGCGCATGTGAACGATCCGGAGGCGGTGGCCGCGGCCATGCGGCCGAACACCAAGCTGGTGTGGATCGAGACCCCCACCAATCCGCTGCTGAATATCGGCGATATCTCGGCGCTGGCCGAGGTGGCGCACGCCGGTGGCGCGAAGCTGGTGGTGGACAACACCTTCGCCTCGCCCTACCTGCAGCAACCGCTGCTGCTGGGCGCGGATATCGTGCTGCACTCGACCACCAAGTACCTGGGTGGTCACTCCGATGTGGTCGGTGGCGCGCTCATCACCAACGATCAGGAGTTGGACACCAAGTTCGCGTTCCTGCAGAACGGTGCGGGTGCGGTTCCCGGTCCGATGGACGCGTTCCTCACCATGCGCGGCATCAAGACCCTGGCCCTGCGGATGGACCGGCACTGCGACAATGCCGAGACCATCGCCGAATTCCTCTCCAATCATCCGAAGATCGCGCAGGTCATCTACCCGGGCCTGCCCGAGCACCCGGGGCACACCGTCGCGCAGAAGCAGATGCGCCGCTTCGGCGGCATGATCTCGGTGCGCGTGCACGGCGGTAAGGAAGCGGCCCTGGACTTCTGCGCCCGCACCAAGCTGTTCACCCTCGCCGAATCCCTCGGCGGTGTGGAGTCGCTCATCGAGCACCCGGGCGCGATGACGCACGCCTCGACCGCGGGCTCGGCCCTCGAGGTCCCGGCCGATCTGGTCCGCCTCTCGGTCGGCATCGAGGACATCAGCGACCTGCTGGCGGACATCGAGCAGGCCCTGGCCTGA